In Deltaproteobacteria bacterium GWA2_45_12, the DNA window GGCCTGCTCCCTTTGTGTCTTCCTGGGCATACACAGGAACCAGGGTCATTCCACAAATCGGGCAATTCCCGGGCTCATCCATGTGTATTTGAGGATGCATGGAGCAGGTGTAGTATTCGATTTTTTGTTCGGATGTGCGGACGTGCGGATGTGCGGATGAAGGCGACCTTTTGAGCATCTTTGTTCTTAAGCCGAACAAATCAAAGGCATAGGCAAGCCCTGCCATGACAAGACAGGCGACAATTATTTTCAATTTTTTATTCATATTTTCTCCGTTTTAAAACTTCCGGACATCGGCACGTCCGAACATCCGAACAATTTTTACAAATCCTCTCCCGTCAATTTTTCCAGCAAGGCATATTCCATTTGGTAATCGAACCACATGTTCCAATACATTTGATTGGCCTGTTCATACGAAATTATTTTTTGGAGTACATTGGGGCCTGAAGAGAGGCCGGTTTTGTATTCCTGCAGGGCTAAACTCATGCTGCTTTTGGCCAGGGGAAGAATTTCGTTTTCGTAAGTGCCCACGATTTTGGAATGCTCATGGGCATGATGGTACAAATAATAAAATTCTTCTTTTACGTTTAAAACGGTACTGGCAAGGGTGTTTTCCGCACGTTTTTTTTCAGCATGGGCTTTTTTGGTTTCTGCGGATTTTTTGTTGACCCATAGGGGAATATTAAACCCTACACCCAGGGTGTAGGCATTCTCCATGTCCTGTCTTTGATTGTAGGTGAAGCTTGGTTCCAGGGTGGGGATATAGGAAAGTTTGGCTACGGTTAAATCTTTTTTGGCTTTTTGGAACATGAATTCCACACTTTGGAGATCGCTATTTTGTTTGAGTATTTTTTCAAGAATGTCTTCCGCATTGGATTTAAGGGTTTTTCGTTTTGGCTTGGCAAGCGTTCCCAGGGAAGCTTCCGGATCCTTGCCCCTTAGTAAATTCAGCTTGGCTCTCAGGGCATCTAGTTGATGGCTTAGATCGTGAACCTGTGTTTTAGCTTCGGCTTGCTTCATTTTGGCCATTAAGAGATCGGAAGCCGTGCCGCCCTTCATCGTCGGCTCATTTCCCGGATTCATTTCTGAAGTGGCCGGTTTTTGGGCCAGTGTACTTTTATATTGTGTTTCTAAGGATGAAGAAATGCCAGCCAGACTTTGCAGCATTTTTTCGGCACTCTGTTTTTTGTTTGTGACGGCCAAAAGTTCAAAATAGGTTTTTTTGGTTTCGAAAATGATTTCACGTGTCGCTGAATCAACCATCGCTTTTTTTGAAAGCCATTCCTTTTTGGCGGCGCCGGCCTTGGTGATTAAAGTGCCGAGGAAAGGAATTTCCTGACTGACGCTAAAATTGGTCATCCCTGCATTCCCCAAACTTTTTTTGCGGAAGGGCACTTCTTCAAATTCCACCATCCCCATGGGGTCGTCCAACCAGGCTTCCATCTTTTTGTCCTGACGGCTGGCGTTGGCATCCCATTTGGCTTCCTTTATTTGCGGATGAACAGAAACAACTTCCCCAATAAGTTCTTCTAAAGTGGTGGCCTTTGATTGGCTTGAGATTAAAAGGCTGGAAAGGCTTATGATTGTGAACAAGTATTTATGCATGTTTCTGTAGCGAAGCATAAAAATACACTTCTCTCGTGTTAATTTAAACAAAATTAAAATTTTATGAAGGATGTGTAGACTAAATACGGAGGACGGAAGAAAACCTGTCAGGCACATGAAGGATTTTTTGAGGAAGCAAATTCATCTTGCCTGAAACAAGTGTGGAGAAGACAAGGGGCGTTTCCAATTGAGCCCCCAAGAAAGAATATTCCTGGGTTGATTTTGTAAGCGGAGTGGCTGGTGAAAGAACGGAGACATGGTCCTGGGTTTCACAACAGTGGTTTGCATAAGCAAAACTGGATGCAGAATCGTGGCAGCAATCTGTGCTGGTTATTGAAGCCATGGGGCAAAAGGCTTTTAGACAATAACCTTGGCCTGCTAAAAGAAGGCTGATTCCTAAGAGCCCGGCCAGAATGATTTTGAAAAATTTTTTCATAAAAAACAGTGTTCAGTGTAAGGGGAAATTTTTATACCGTCAAGAACCAGAAATAAATAATATATAAATATATGAAATTATTAGTATTTTTTAGATTTTGCTTCTTTGGCCCAGAGCAGGAAAAGGGCTCTGCATTCTTTGGCTAGAAGATTTTTTTGAATTTGGATGCTGCTTTTACCCCATTTTTTCATTTGGTCATTGGAAAGGGCCAGCTCATGAAATCCGCAGGCTTTTGCATCCTTAATTGTGGCTCCGCAAATGATTTTATCGATGCGGGCCCAATGGCAGGCAGAAAAACACATGGGGCAGGGTTCACAGGTTGAATAAAGGGTGCAACCGGAAAGATCGATGGTTTTTAATTTTTTGCAGGCTTTGCGGATGGCGTGGATTTCTGCGTGGGAAGTGATGTCGGTGGTGGCCCACACCATGTTGTGAACACAGACAACGAGTTTACCCTTTTTGACAATGGCGGCCCCAAAAGGCGTTTGCCCTTTTTGAATGCCAAGCTTGGTCTTGGCAATGGCCAAGCGCATGAACTGTTCATCTGTATTTTGATTTTTTTGCATCACGTAAAAAAAATTATTTCTCCGGCAATGCCATCGGTTGAATATGTGAAAGCCCACCATCGGCCCTTATTGTCTGACCACAAATCCAATCGGCTTTATCCGAACACAAAAACAGGGTGATATCGGCAATATCTTTTCCGTCGGTGACCCGCCCGCGCGGAGTGATTTGCCCGTTTAATTTTTTAATTCTTTCATATTCAGCCCCCATATAAATTTGCGTGGAGGTTGTGGCCAAAAATCCCGGGTTGACGGCATTGACGTTAATTCCAAGTGGAGCCAGTTCCACACCAAAATATTTCACCAAAGTTTCCATCGCGGATTTGGCGGCGCCCAAAACACCATGGCGGGGGAGATAGGTGTGCGTGTCATAGCCGGAAATGGCCACAATTTTCCCGTTTCGCCCTTTCATGAGCTCGGATGAACGTTGGCAGCCGATGACAAACCCGGTCACAGTAATGGCAAAGGTTTTCTCTATATGATGGGGTTTGATTTCCAAAAGGGGCTTGAAGGCCGTGGCTGCCGCGTTGGCGACAAAATAATCCAGATAACCATATTTTTCTTTGATGAAATCAAAGAGCTTGCCCACATGCTCGGGCTCTCCCATGTCGGCCTGAAAGGCATGCACTTGGGTGGTCCCTGAGCGGAGCCGAAGGGCCATCTCGGCTTCAAAAGCCTTGGCTCCTTCGATATCCTTCCGGTAATTCGTAACGACATGAACGCCTTGGTCGACGAATTGTTTTACAATTTCCTTGCCGGTCCCTTTGATGCCCCCGGTGACAAGGGCGAGTTTGGGTTGATTTGTCATAAGCCCTCCGTTTATTCCATTGTAAGTAACACTGTGTGGCACATTTTTATATAAATCCTCAAATTATTTTTTTTCTGATTGACGTTAAGCCACGCAAATTTTAATTACGGCCCATGGTTCAAATGATTGACGGTAAAGCAGTGGCCCAAAGATTAAAGCAGGAAATCAAAGCCCGTGTGGAAGATCTTAAGGAAAAAGGCATTACTCCCGGCTTGGCCACGATTTTGGTGGGAGAGGACCCGGCTTCGCATGTTTATGTCAAAAATAAAAATGCCACCTGCCAAGAGCTTGGCATGCGGTCGCTTCATCATCATTTACCCGCAAGCACCACGGAAGAAGCCCTTCTCAAATTAGTTCATGATTTAAACGACGACTCGCAGGTGCATGGCATTCTGGTTCAGTTACCCCTTCCCAAACACATTCATTCTGAAAAAATTCTGGAGGCGATCAACCCTTTAAAAGATGTGGATGGGTTTCATCCTGTGAATGTGGGCAATCTGGTTATTGGCCGCCCTGGCTTGAGACCTTGCACCCCTTATGGAGTGATGAAATTATTGGAGGAAACAAAAATCCCCCTGGCCGGGAAACATGCCGTGGTTGTCGGGCGCAGTAATATTGTTGGAAAACCGGTGGCTCTTATGTTACTAGCCGCCAATGCCACGGTGACGGTGTGTCATTCGCAAACCAAAAACATTGAACAAGTAGTGCGCCAGGCTGATATTGTTGTTGCGGCCGTAGGCAAGACCCATTTTGTGCGTGGCAGTTGGGTGAAGCCCGGCGCGGTGGTGATTGATGTGGGGATTAATCGCTTGCCCAATGGAAAATTGGCAGGCGATGTTCATTTTGAAGAAGTGGCGCCGATTGCATCCTGGATTACTCCCGTGCCAGGTGGCGTGGGCCCAATGACAATTATCATGCTGATGGCCAACACGGTGGAGGCTGCAGAAATGGTGTAAGGACAATCCTAGGATTGTCCCTACAGGATAGAATGTTAAAACGAACACCTCTCTATGAATTTCACAAAAAACTGGGCGCCAAAATGGTTGAGTTTGGCGGTTGGGAAATGCCCGTGCAATACACCGGTGTTATCGAAGAACATAATGCCGTTCGTACCCGTGCCGGTCTTTTTGATATTAGCCACATGGGGGAAATCATGGTGTCAGGTAAAGACGCCAAGAAATTTGTGAACTATGTCACAACCAATAATTTGGATCGCATTGGTGACGGCCGTTGCCAATATTCGGTGTGTTGCTATGAAGATGGGGGAGTCGTTGATGATGTAATTACCTATCAGATCACTCCATTTAAATTCTTGATTGTGGTCAATGCCAGCAATACCGACAAAGATTACGATTGGTTTGTGGCGCATAAGGGAGATTTTGATGTCTCCATCGAAAATTTGAGCTCAGAGTATTATCAATTAGCCCTTCAAGGCCCTCTTGCAGAAGGAATTTTAACCCCTCTTGTTTCAATGCCTTTATATCGTTTGGCCACGTTTCAATTTTGCGAAACCATTTTGCGTGGCAAGAAAATCATTCTTTCACGCACAGGATACACGGGTGAAGATGGTTTTGAAATTTATGGAGCTTGGGGAGATGCCCCCTATGTTTGGCAAACTCTTTTGGAGACGGGCAAAACTTATGGGTTGACCCCCATTGGGCTGGGCGCGCGCGACAGTTTACGTTTGGAAGCAGCGCTCTCTCTTTATGGGCATGAAATTGACAAGACCATTAATCCCTTTGAGGCACGCTTAAGTTGGGTGGTCAAACTTGACAAAGAAGATTTTATTGGCAAAGAAGCCCTCACCCAAATTCACAAAAACGGATGCCAGCGTAAACTTGTCGGTTTGGATATGATCGATCAGGGCATTCCACGGCAGGGATATCCTGTTTATGCCGGCGACCAAAAAGTGGGGGCGGTCACCAGCGGTACTTTTTCGCCAACATTACAAAAGCCGATAGGATTGGCTCTTGTTGAAAAGACGCATGCTACCGAAGGAAACACGCTTCAAATTGAAATGCGTGGGCAAAAAAGAGCGGCCAAAGTTGTGGGGCTTCCATTTTATAAGAAAAGTTTTGAAAATTCTTAAATCCCCCTTCATCCCCCCTTTAATCCCGCATACGGGATCCCGCTACGCGGTGATAAAAGGGGAAAGAGGGAGATTTTTACAGGAGGAATTATGGAGATTAATAAAGAATTACGTTACACCAAAGAGCATGAATGGATTCGTTTGGATGGAAACAAGGCCGTTGTGGGCATTACCGATTTTGCCCAGGAACAGTTGGGGGATGTGGTGATGGTTGAACTCCCCAAAGAAGGAGCCCTTTTTGCCAAGAATGAAACTTTTGGTGTCGTTGAGTCGGTCAAATCGGTAAGCGATGTCTATGTACCTGTATCTGGTAAAGTTCTTGAATTTAACAGCACTTTGATTGAAAGCCCCGGCTTGGTGAACGAAGACTGTTACAACGAAGGTTGGTTGATTAAGCTTGAATTGACCCATCCAAAAGAATTGGAAGGTTTGTTGGATGCCAAAGCCTACGAGGCCTATTTGAAGGACGAAGGAAAGATATAGATGTTTTTGTAAGGGCGGTTCACGAACCGCCCCTACGTCAATCATGCGTTACCTCCCTCATACAAAACAAGATATCAAAGACATGCTCCAGGTGATCGGCAAAGATTCTGTCGATGCGCTTTTTGAGAGCATCCCTGAAGAGTTGCGGTTGAAGCGTGCTCTTAACCTGCCCAAGGCTCTTTCCGAAATGGAATTACGTTCTGAAATGCTGCGGCTTTCCAAAAAGAACGTTTCCGTGCGTGATACCGTTTCATTTTTGGGAGGCGGGGCTTACAACCACTATGTCCCATCACCCATTTCGCAACTCATCAACCGGGGTGAATTTTTTACAGCCTACACTCCCTACCAGCCCGAAGTAAGTCAGGGAACCCTCCAGGCCCTTTTTGAATTTCAGACCATGATTTGCGAGTTGACGGGCATGGAGATTGCCAATGCCTCCAACTACGATGCCTCCACCGGTTGTGCAGAGGCGCTTCTTATGTCGGCCCGTTTGAATGGCCGCAAAAAAGCCCTGGTGGCCCGGTCGGTGCATCCGCAATACCGCAAGGTGATGAGGACTTATCTTTCCCGTTTCGGTTACGAAATCGTTGAAGTGGGTTATGCCAAAGATGGAAGTTTGGATTGGAATGATTTTGAAGCCAAGTGTGATGCCTCTGTGGGTGCGGTGATGGTTGGATCCCCCAATTTCTTTGGGGTGATTGAAGATCTTCAAAAAATAGGGGCGCGCACCAAACAGGATGAAAAAACAATTTTTATCACTGTGGCTTCTGAACCCCTTTCGATGGCACTTTTAAACCCTCCCGGTTCTGTGGGCGCTGATATTGCCGTTGCCGAAGGGCAAAGCTTTGGTGTGGGGCTTAGTTTTGGAGGCCCCTATCTGGGGCTTTTTGCCACGCAGCAAAAATACATACGAGCCATGCCGGGCCGCATTGTGGGGGAAACGGTGGATGTCGATGGGAAGAGGGGATTTGTCCTTACTTTTTCAACGCGCGAACAACACATCCGTCGTGAAAAGGCCACTTCCAACATCTGCACCAATCAGGGCCTGTGTGCGCTCATGAGCACCATTTATTTGTCTCTTATGGGAAAAGAAGGGCTGACTCGTCTGGCTCAAATTAATTTATCGCGTGCCACTTATGCCAAAGAGGCGCTTACGGCGACTGGCAAGGTGAAGCTTCTTTTTGATGGGCCGACCTTTAATGAATTTGTCATCTGTTTGCCCGATGCGCAGAATGTTTTAGCCGGGTTGAAGAAAAGAGGGATTTTTGCCGGCATTTGGCTGCCCCGTTATTACAAGGAACTTAAAGACGCCGTGCTTGTTTGTGTGACAGAAATGAACTCCAAAGAGCAGATTGATTTGTTGGTGAGTGAATTAAAAAAAGCTGTGTCATAGATGCTTACGTGACAGGCACCTCGACTCCGCTCGGTGACCACTCGAGCGGTCCCTGAGCGAAGTCGAAGGGACTGGTTTCAGTACATATAGAAAAATATGCACCAAGAACCCACATTATTTGAAATTTCCTCCCCTGGTCGTGAAGGATTCTCACTTCCTGAAACCCAGACTCCTGAAGTTAATCCGGCCGAGGTGATCCCCCAGAATTATTTACGCAAGGAAAAGGCCAAACTTCCCGAGGTTTCCGAATTCGATGCGGTCCGGCATTTCACGCGTCTTTCCCAATGGAATTTCAGCATCGACACCGCTTTTTATCCGCTCGGTTCCTGCACCATGAAGTATAATCCGCGCATCAACGAAGAGGTGGTGCGTCTTCCCGGTTTTGCCCTGACCCATCCGTATCAGGAAGAAGAATTCATGCAGGGGAATTTGGAGCTGATGTATCACCTGCAAAATTATCTTTGCGAAATTGCCGGAATGGATGCCTGTACGCTTCAGCCTGCCGCCGGCGCCCATGGCGAGCTTACCGGGCTTTTGATGATTCGTTCCTATCACGAAGACCGGGGCAATCCGCGAAAGAAAATCATCATTCCCGATTCGGCCCATGGGACCAACCCTGCTTCAGCCGCCATTTGTGGTTATCAAGTGGTCACCATGAAAACCGACAAGGACGGCATTTTGCATGCCGATGCCTTGGCCCCGCTTCTTGATGAAGAAGTGGCCTGCCTTATGGTTACCAATCCTTCAACCATTGGGTTGTTCGAAAAAAATATCCAAAAAATTGCCGATAGGCTCCATGCCAAAGGCGCGCTCCTTTATTGCGATGGCGCCAACATGAATGCCCTCATGGGCATGGCCCGCGTGGGGGACATGGGTGTGGATTGCATGCATTACAATCTGCACAAGACATTCACGACCCCGCATGGCGGGGGTGGCCCTGGTTCCGGGCCTGTGGTGGTGAAGAAAATTTTAGAGCCTTATTTACCGACACCCACGATTGTGAAGCAGGGCGATAAATATCATTTAGAAACCCAATGCCCCAAGAGCATCGGCCGTGTGCGGGCCTTCTTCGGGAATTTCGGCATGTTCGTTCGCGCCTACACTTACATTCGCGAGTTGGGCCCCGATGGAGTGAAAAAAGTGGCGCAGTTGGCGGTGCTGAACGCCAATTATCTGCGTTCGCGCTTAAAAGATCTTCTTCCCCTGGCCTACGAAGCGCCCAGCATGCACGAGGTGATTTTTTCGGACAAATTCCTCAAAGGCACCGAAATTAAAACCTTGGATATTGCCAAACGCCTTTTGGACTACGGCTTTCATGCGCCCACGGTGTATTTTCCGCTCATTGTTCCCGGTTCACTCATGATCGAGCCCACCGAAACCGAAAACAAAGCCACCCTCGACCAGTTTGTGGAAGCGCTTCGCACCATTGTGCATGAAGTGACCGCAAATCCCACTCTCCTCAAAGAGGCCCCCCACAATACCCCCGTCCGCCGTTTGGATGAGACGCGCGCGGTAATGAAACCAAAGTTAAGAGCATAATTTCCCGTATTCTATCCCCCTTTAAAAAAGGGGGATTAAGGGGGATTTGATCCCGGCCCCGTTTTATACGAGGAAAATCCCCCTTTGATTCCCCCTTTTTTAAAGGGGGAAAAGAGAGGATAAAATTTTATCCATCTTGACAAATCCATCCCATCATGAAAATGACCCTCCGTTGGGTTAGGGGAAGCTGGTGAGAGTCCAGCGCGGTCCCGCCACTGTAATCCCTTCGGGGTAAGTCAGGATACCTATCCAATGTTGTAGGGGCGAATCTTGTATTCGCCCTTCATAGGCGATCACAAGGATCGCCCTACATCCTGTGCGAGAGACACAAAACCTCCTTCAAGCCCATCCATTCGGATGTCTTTGGGTTTTGTTTCTCCTTCAACAATTTAATTTATTAATGAGTCCGCCTTCGCTCTTTGAGCATAGGCCGGACAAGGAGGAAATTTATGTCAGCAATTAATTCCGTTGGTCTTTTTTGTGCAGAAACCCCCGGAAGAGGACGAGGGGGGGTCTATTGGATGCCGGATGAAGATACAGGCACTGGTGGGACGGAAGGAAATCCTGTCCCTGAAGCATCTGTTGATCCTGAGGCCGGCCGTGCAGATGCTGCTTTTACACCAGCCGATGCCAATATGTCTCTTGATGGGAGTGTGGTTGTTGCTGATGGATCAGGAGGAAATGGCGGCACAGGAGGTTTGGGTGGAACCGGTGGAATAGGTGGTGCCGGAGGTGTTGCGGGGTCGGGTGGAACAGGTGGAACTATTGTGGATGGAGGTTCATCGGATGGAAGCCCTGATGGAGCAAATCCTCCTCCGGTACCTCTTGTACAGACTCATGTAGCGGTGGCTCTGTCTTCTTATGAACCTGGCTCCAATGCCGTTACCAAATTCTGGAATCTTACAGAAGGCCGCTTTGAAAATGTCCCCGATGTGCTCACGCATCAAGATACGGCCTTAAGCTCTTGCGGGGATGATGTGTTTGTGGTGAGTCGTGGCGATGGGCGCGTTTTGGCGTATAACAAAGCCGATCTGAGCCAGCCCCTTTGGACCCGGCAATTTGCTCCAACCTCAAACCCTCAAGGGGTGGCCTGCGACGATCAAGGCCGTGCGGTGATCTCCTTCTACAATCCCGATCCGATGGAAGCGGAGATGATTGGCCGAAGGGATGTTGTTTTCGTGGATCGCGATACAGGGGAGGATATGGGTGGCATCGATCTGAGCCCCGATTCGCCCGTCAATCCTCGGGTCTCAGCCGTCGGCTGCCGAGAAGATCAATGCTATACCGCCCTTCAACATCAGGATGACAATTTCCAAGTCGTTCAGCCCGGGACATTGAGAAATGTGGATGATAATGCCTTAAGTGTTGAGCTTGAAGGGTCCAATCCTGCGAGGATGGATTCCCATGGTGCTTCTTTTGTGATTGCCCAGACTGGTAATTTTAATGACGATGCGGGCGGCGTGGAGATGATTGATCCTGTGGCTCTGCTGGGGGGCTTCCTCCCTGCGGATGCTTTCGATGCGTTTGCTCCCGGTCTTGTGGCCGTCAGCGGGGATGACGCTTTCGTCGGTTCGGGTTTCCCGACCGTGGTTGCGCGCGTACCCTTGAGTGCTGCTGAGGATGGGGTGCTGGAAGTCTTGCAAGTCTACGCCAGCGGGGCCTTTGCCTCGGATCTGACGACGGTTCATGCTCAAGAAGTGGATCATGTTCTCATCACGGAACGCAATGATCTAGCCACTTGGGCGGTGGTGGAAGTCGATCCCCAAGGCGGAGAAGGCCATGTCCTCATTGATACGCGACCTCAAATGATGGAGGGCGGTTTGCCTCCTGCGGCGGTGGTGGGATTTTAATCCGCTCCAAATTGTCACCCTCTCCCTAACCCTCTCCCCTCAAGGGAGAGGGAATGAAGAAACAAGGAATGATCAAAACAATTAAAAATCTTATTTCCCTTTTTCTTTTTGCCCTTTTGTTTGCGGGTTGTGGGGATGGGGCTCATGAAAACGCCGGTGATGATTTATTTGCTCAGGATGAAGATGGCGATGGTAGCAAGAATATCAATGACAACGCCGATCCTTCCCTGACGGTCTCTTTTTTGATTGTTCATCCTTCTTCCGAAGGTATCCGGTTAAAAGTGGGGGAGGCCGGTCAGCCATCGGTGACTGTTGTGATGGCGGATGGAAGTGTTTATCCCAGGGTGACGCAGTTGTTTCGTATCAATCAGACTTGGGGCCGCGTTTTTTGGGCCATTGCAGACCATGCCGTGGCTTCTGTTTCTGAAAATGGACGTGTGATGGGAAGTTCTCCAGGGCAAACCCGGGTTCATGTTTATTTTTTGGGGAAATCAGGATCTATTCCCGTTGTGGTTGAACCAAGGCCTGGCCATGTTCCTGCCGGCCAGCCGCCCCCACCCCCTCTTGAAGGGAATGAATCTGAAGAACCCGGTGATCCAAATGATGCCTTTATTTCGGACGATGACGAGACCCGGGTCACTTATGGACGCGGGGCCGGCTTTGGGCAGGATGGATATCCTCAAAACATCAGTGGTTCGCCAGGGGATGGCGGATTGTTAAGCTTGGGAAGTGGGGGATCGATTCTCATTCATTTTCGGGGTTATGTCATTGTGGATGGACAGGGGACGGATTTCACCATTTTTGAAAATCCCCTTGGTCCGAATTTTTTTGCCGAGCGGGCGCAAGTTTTAGTAAGTGAAGACGGAGAGAACTTCATTGCCTTCCCTTGCGATGGTTTTGATGAAGATGGGAATGGAGAATATACGGGATGCGCCGGGGCTTTTCCCTTGGGTGATGTGAATCAACCGCGAAATCCGCTTGTTTCAGGGGGTGATGTGTTTGATTTGCACGATGTGGGTTTGGAGGAAGCGCGCTATGTGTTGATTGAAGACTTAAATACCTGTGTGGCAGGTGATTTTGTCTTCCCTGTGTGTTTAGCGGGTGGCAAACAAGGTTTTGATTTGGATGCCGTGGCCATTGTGAATGGGAGAATGAATGAGGAATAAAATATGAAAAATAAATTTCAAAATGTATTTTTGTTTTTTTTGGTTTTACTTGTTTCGTCGTGCGGATCTACTTCCACACAAACGGCTGATATTGGACAAAACCTGGATCAAATAGATCTCAATTCAGGGGCTGAGTTCGTTTTCTTTTTTGCCACAGAATTTGGTTCATCCTCAGGCCAACTGCTTTTGGCCGATTCAAATAACATCGGTCTTTTTGTCAACTCCGGGGTTGAACAACTAGGGGCCGAGGCCAATATCAAACTTTTTGACGGGCTGCTTTATGTGCTTCATGGAGGCGGAGATCCCCAAAGCCCCAGCAGCAACAATATTCGGGTGCTCGATCCACAGAATAATTTTGGGACACAGTCTGAGTTTTCAACGGGAGATGGTACCAACCCCCAAGACTTTGTCGTGATTGATAATCTGGCTTACATTTCCCTGTATAATCCTGAAAAGGACGCTGGAGACAAAGATGCCAACGGGAATCCAGGCGATGTCATTGTCATGAATCTTGATAATGGGCAGGTTGTAAAAAGACTGAGTTTTTTTAATTTTTTATTTAATGATGGTTTCAAAAGAGCTTTGGCTCATAAGATGGTGTTGGTAGGGAACCTTCTTTATGTTTGTATTCAAGATTACGGCACAAATAACG includes these proteins:
- a CDS encoding tRNA-specific adenosine deaminase; the encoded protein is MQKNQNTDEQFMRLAIAKTKLGIQKGQTPFGAAIVKKGKLVVCVHNMVWATTDITSHAEIHAIRKACKKLKTIDLSGCTLYSTCEPCPMCFSACHWARIDKIICGATIKDAKACGFHELALSNDQMKKWGKSSIQIQKNLLAKECRALFLLWAKEAKSKKY
- a CDS encoding bifunctional 5,10-methylene-tetrahydrofolate dehydrogenase/5,10-methylene-tetrahydrofolate cyclohydrolase (catalyzes the formation of 5,10-methenyltetrahydrofolate from 5,10-methylenetetrahydrofolate and subsequent formation of 10-formyltetrahydrofolate from 5,10-methenyltetrahydrofolate), coding for MVQMIDGKAVAQRLKQEIKARVEDLKEKGITPGLATILVGEDPASHVYVKNKNATCQELGMRSLHHHLPASTTEEALLKLVHDLNDDSQVHGILVQLPLPKHIHSEKILEAINPLKDVDGFHPVNVGNLVIGRPGLRPCTPYGVMKLLEETKIPLAGKHAVVVGRSNIVGKPVALMLLAANATVTVCHSQTKNIEQVVRQADIVVAAVGKTHFVRGSWVKPGAVVIDVGINRLPNGKLAGDVHFEEVAPIASWITPVPGGVGPMTIIMLMANTVEAAEMV
- a CDS encoding glycine cleavage system protein T, which gives rise to MLKRTPLYEFHKKLGAKMVEFGGWEMPVQYTGVIEEHNAVRTRAGLFDISHMGEIMVSGKDAKKFVNYVTTNNLDRIGDGRCQYSVCCYEDGGVVDDVITYQITPFKFLIVVNASNTDKDYDWFVAHKGDFDVSIENLSSEYYQLALQGPLAEGILTPLVSMPLYRLATFQFCETILRGKKIILSRTGYTGEDGFEIYGAWGDAPYVWQTLLETGKTYGLTPIGLGARDSLRLEAALSLYGHEIDKTINPFEARLSWVVKLDKEDFIGKEALTQIHKNGCQRKLVGLDMIDQGIPRQGYPVYAGDQKVGAVTSGTFSPTLQKPIGLALVEKTHATEGNTLQIEMRGQKRAAKVVGLPFYKKSFENS
- a CDS encoding glycine cleavage system protein H translates to MEINKELRYTKEHEWIRLDGNKAVVGITDFAQEQLGDVVMVELPKEGALFAKNETFGVVESVKSVSDVYVPVSGKVLEFNSTLIESPGLVNEDCYNEGWLIKLELTHPKELEGLLDAKAYEAYLKDEGKI
- a CDS encoding glycine dehydrogenase (aminomethyl-transferring), with amino-acid sequence MRYLPHTKQDIKDMLQVIGKDSVDALFESIPEELRLKRALNLPKALSEMELRSEMLRLSKKNVSVRDTVSFLGGGAYNHYVPSPISQLINRGEFFTAYTPYQPEVSQGTLQALFEFQTMICELTGMEIANASNYDASTGCAEALLMSARLNGRKKALVARSVHPQYRKVMRTYLSRFGYEIVEVGYAKDGSLDWNDFEAKCDASVGAVMVGSPNFFGVIEDLQKIGARTKQDEKTIFITVASEPLSMALLNPPGSVGADIAVAEGQSFGVGLSFGGPYLGLFATQQKYIRAMPGRIVGETVDVDGKRGFVLTFSTREQHIRREKATSNICTNQGLCALMSTIYLSLMGKEGLTRLAQINLSRATYAKEALTATGKVKLLFDGPTFNEFVICLPDAQNVLAGLKKRGIFAGIWLPRYYKELKDAVLVCVTEMNSKEQIDLLVSELKKAVS
- a CDS encoding glycine dehydrogenase (aminomethyl-transferring) — translated: MHQEPTLFEISSPGREGFSLPETQTPEVNPAEVIPQNYLRKEKAKLPEVSEFDAVRHFTRLSQWNFSIDTAFYPLGSCTMKYNPRINEEVVRLPGFALTHPYQEEEFMQGNLELMYHLQNYLCEIAGMDACTLQPAAGAHGELTGLLMIRSYHEDRGNPRKKIIIPDSAHGTNPASAAICGYQVVTMKTDKDGILHADALAPLLDEEVACLMVTNPSTIGLFEKNIQKIADRLHAKGALLYCDGANMNALMGMARVGDMGVDCMHYNLHKTFTTPHGGGGPGSGPVVVKKILEPYLPTPTIVKQGDKYHLETQCPKSIGRVRAFFGNFGMFVRAYTYIRELGPDGVKKVAQLAVLNANYLRSRLKDLLPLAYEAPSMHEVIFSDKFLKGTEIKTLDIAKRLLDYGFHAPTVYFPLIVPGSLMIEPTETENKATLDQFVEALRTIVHEVTANPTLLKEAPHNTPVRRLDETRAVMKPKLRA